The Ciconia boyciana chromosome 7, ASM3463844v1, whole genome shotgun sequence region AAAGATCTACTGTCTTCTTCCGATTTTATAGAGAGGGATTGATCAGAGAGGTTAAGAATCAAATCAGTCAGCCCTTCTTATTAGACAAAATACCTAAGTAGCCTGAGGAATCCTCTGGAGTGAGCTGGGGGGTCAGCCTTGTTCAATATACTTAAATATCAGCACTCTTTCTCTAACGGTCCCTAACAGAAGTgatctctctgtctcttctgtgtttaaaagtCAGCACATAGCTGTGCTGGCAAGTAGGTGGAGACTCTTTCACAGAATAGACTGTAGTTCCTAGCAAGAGTTGtccaatttaaaagaaaaggtaacCCTTGCAATAATCCCCATGCTAAATGCTGAACAGTAGATCTTACATTAAAACCGCTAAGAAGTTGCATCATACCCACTTTGGACATTGGAAAATGTTTGATAAAGACTTCCTGGTAAAAATAGCATAACAAAGACTTTTGTTCAAACTTGCATGATTCAAACATTTCTAggtttggtttaaaaaatgtatGAGACGTAGTTGGATGAAATGTCAGCCCAGCAGTAAGCGATACAACCCTGCCCTCCCACAGTGGCTAGGGGATGAATAGCTACGCCTGTGGGCAGAATGTGCAGTACGAGGCCGCGCAGTCCCCATGCGTCTCCTGCTGGGGCGTTCCTTTCTAACCGCCACGTGTGAGCAGAAAAATTACCACCAgagtctgtccctgtcccttTTTTGTGATGTTACAGGTTTGTGGATCTACGCTGAATTCATCCCAGTGCAACTCCATGAAGAATTTAGACTCAAATATAAGGAAGTAAGACAACTACAAGCTTCCTAGAACTCAAAGAAATAATACGTATAGAATCTATATGAATAGAACCTTCCTATCAGAAAAGCGGGTCTGAAGTGATACACTGCAGTGTGCCTCAAGCAGTTGTTGGTGAATGGCTTTGGCATCCCCAGTTTGGCCTGCCATGAATACAGTCAAGCCAGGGATACCACTAGCTCTTCGGATCCTCTGTCTGCTCCgctttgctttatttcacaACCGGTCTCTTTGAGCCCGtcctactgtttttttcagtcaccTTGAGATGgcccttctctccttctctctttaaGCACTaaccagaggaggaggagggaaagagggaagtgAATTTGGATGTTAGAAGGACTCAGCTCTCCCTTAATAAGTAAGCGAAGGCCAGAGCATCTTTCCTGGCGTGCTTAAGGGCCAGCACCATTTTAAGATCACCAGTTGTTGCCATCGGATCCATGTATTAGGATTCTGCACCTCCCTGGTGCCAGTATCAAAAATTTCCTAGTGCCTGGAGCCAAAGCCATGAGCTCCTTCAGCAGGGCTGGCCCAGGAAAGGGCCCGTGCCAGGTGTGCCCCCGGTCttgtgcagagcagagcccgTGTCTGTTCTGTGAAAGGCAGGACGGAGTCTTACCTGAAAATCCTGTCTCTTACCCCAAGCTAATGGCAGTGCTTAGCAACGCAGGGCACCTAGATTAGAATAAGGCAAAAtttggggatggggaagaagggaaggacaCGTCCCTGTTCTGAATGGCTGGGCTGTGTCATCTACAGTCAGGTCCACAGGGACCAAGAGCTCATTTAGGCTCTGGAACACCCAGTGATGGGGAAGCCGGTCTTCTGTCCTCACTGTGGTGTCTCCAGGGAAGCAAACAGTAGGTACTGGTACTTAACTCTTCCACAGCAGTCTTTTCTCCAGGTGGTGTTTAGgtgtatttcattttgtaaattGCTTAGGTTTGTGGCTGGAGTATAGAAATTGTGGCATGGGGATTGCAAGGGGTGAGCAGCTCAGCGACTGcatgggggaggaagagggcagGGCACAACAGCGAGGAGGGTGAAAAGGGTTTAGTCTGTAAACTGAGCTCACTTGAACTGAACCTATCAACAGATCCAAGAGGGATTCTGACGGGGACTTCCAACTGCTGCCAGTAAAacaactgcagctggaagaggatGTTTCTCTGTTGCCCAGTGCTTTTGATGTCAACTGGGAAGTTCGAATATTACCTTGCTGTCATTGTGACCCTATTAGAAAAGAATTATATTCTcggaggagctggagctgagcaACCCTGCGAGGCTCTTACAGCTTAGCGCCACAGCGTGTTACGTGCTGAGAGAAATGCAGGtggctgcaggaaggaaaataagggGCTAAGCCAGGCAGGtatattttccacatttctacATTAAATGTTTACATAAGGCAGGTGCTTCCGTCAGCCCTTCTCCTGACCTAACGACAGGAAGGCAAGTCCTGGTTGAAGTGTAACTTAAGAGTCGACCGAGGAACTGAGAcgttctccatttttctttacctGCCCTTCGTGCTGTGTGATGCTCTGTGAACTCCATCCAGTATtgatttcaaacagaaacaggCCTAAATGagcaaaatacatatatacacaccctataaaatatatgtatttttaaaaaaatcagaaaaatctgcTATATGGTATGTAGCAGGTGAAAGTAAATGCAGCTGCTACAAGGGTACTTTGCTACTAGGAAGTTGCTTATCATCCCAGATACAAGCATCCCCACCAGCGCTGTAACATTTCTACAGATAAGAAATATGCAAGTTTgtcaaagaataatttttaattatttcttaattgcTAGAGGAAGATCTGCCTTTGTTTAAGAACACCAGAATACCACAACTGAGTTGGGGTTGTATCCATACCAGAGCAGAGCGTCCTTGGATCTAACATCTCTGCTAAATACTGACCTGCGTTAAATACCGATTTGTGTTTTACCAGTGATTACTTAATTCCAAAAAAAGTTAGgaataattgtattttcttgcaaagaaaaataatcagaaaattaTATTGGGTATATAAAACACTGGGAGGACTATCAGTAAGACCACTATAAAATTTTATTGCAGGAAGGACATTTTAATAGACtagttatttaaataactttccactatatatatatatatacacacacacacacacttgttCCCATAAGGTCACCCTAGACTCTGGAAGTTAAAAGTCAAAACCAGTAAGAACAACTTTGAAATACCCGATATAAAAGTGACCTGGTAAGTAACTAAACACGGCCAGGTACCTTTGTGATTTTCTCTCTTTGGACTGGAAGTGTTTGTCAGGATACCAGAAGTCCACTCACAGTTTTACTATTATTGTAATCACTTCTCTCATTATCTCAttccaaaataattctgaagtaTCTGGGGAATATTTGTAGAAAATGCTAGATTACAGGAATGGGTCATGATGTCCTTTCCTTAACCACTGAACAGCTCCAACAAGATCTCTTTCTTCACACTGCTTCTTCAGCAGATTCAGAGTTGTTCACTGCAGATCAAGTGAAGGAGCTTAAGGCCAATTCAATGTCTACAGCTGTGTCAGTCTGGAACTCTACTAGGGTGACAGTACAAATTTTTGATAGTTAATTTTGTGCTCCACTTGTCCCCAGGCCACAGGTGGGTAGCGCTGGCATTATCGCACACATCCGCTTAACAGGAAGCGGATGGCAACATTGCTAAATTACTTATTATTTGACCATTTCAACCTTATTTTCCCAGCAAGGCCCTTAAGATCTTATTTCACTTGTAGGAGGAAACATGCTTGAAACATAATTGAAATCCTCTGTGTTAATTTCTTCAAGAACTGGCAgtggctctgctgcctgctgtgaaCCCCTGCTAGACACGTTGCCAGTGCACGTGCACTGCCGTGTTCAGCGTATAGCAGTGCTAATTTGTGAATGGCTTCTGGAAGGTCATGCAAAGGTACACGAAAGGTCAGCCACCCTCGTTCTACCTCCCGTTGGAATCAGCAGGAATCTAACACCATGAACTGCGAGGATGTCTTCAGCACAGAGAACATTTGTGTAACTCTGCACTTGGGTGGTAAAAAGCAAGAGTTACCAAGCAAGCTGTCGTACCAGCTCTTCAGGTCAGATGTACCGTGAATTACAGCGCCAACGAGCCGAAGGTTCTTGCACAGAAAGAGAGGCAGCTCAGTTCTCAACACTGGACCTGAAGATGCGAAATGCCAGCACAAAGGAAACTAGCCTCTGTGGGAGCAAAGAGCGTCTCAAACCAGCTGCTGAAATGAGTGAAAAGGCAGCTGTTAGTCAAGACGCTTCGTCATCACACAGTGCACATCTGAAGACAGCAACAGGACTTCGTTAGCTATTTTAATCAGTGGTAACACACAAGTGTCCAGGAGTCAATCCATTTAGGTAATGGGTCCTTTAATTTTTTGCTAGGTTATTAAAAAAGTGATCCAATTTATCCATTTCCTTATGGAGTAAATATTCAGGAGATTTAAGAAGCAAATACACCATATCCACGTATTGTTTATCAACACACCCATTATGATGTATGTATTTGCACAATCTGAAAAATTAGCATCTTCATCCAAAATGCCGATgctggaaggaaggggaggCAATTTAGGATAGGAAAAAATAGTTCTCTAAATCAGTTATTAAAACATCAAGCTTACCCTTATCTTCTCTGAGCAGGTTCTGGAGACGATCAAATCTATAGTTACTGTTGAAGTAAGATCACTAGAGGAACGATGCCAAGTTAACTCCTTCAAGGCTCAGCTAACCAGAACATACAGTACATCCTCCAAACGCCCAGTAGAAAGGAATGCGCAAGAGAAACCGCACAAACTACTCCAAGACatttataaacaaattattaacGGTCGCTTCATATTAGCTTTGAGTTACCTGTATTTCTGAACAGACGAATACTCTCCTGcctcttcagtttaaaaagtatTCCAGTTCCAGAATCTAGAAAGTTTTAACATTAAGGCATACATACAGCTAtgttgtttgctttcatttaataaaGATCAATTTACTCAAATACATGGAATGTTGGCACAAAACTAAAGCTCTTGTGGAACAGCTACTGATCATACACAAATACTCTGTGAGGTCCTCTTGACTTGCATTTCTCTGATAGATACACCACAAAATGGCTTTAATAATACAAACTGAATGCTGGATCAAATCTCTAAATAATAAGTAGCAGTTAAAGTAAATGGTTTGCTTTATTTGTAAATTATGtacagaatacatttttttttttaattatgatggagcaggggaaagaaaacagccatGATTTCCAAACCGTGCTGCTTCCTGCACCTGCTGGAGATGACACCTTTCTCTGAACCAGATGTACAAAACCAGTTTGGATTTCCTCAGTTGCTGGCACACAGTCTGGAGAAACAGAGAACGCTGCAGCCAAATGCAGCACTACCAGCTTTTTATGTTCTCAGCAAAATACTTCTGCTAAAACTAGTTTTCTCAGGAAAAAGCTTTCAcaatcttttgaaaataaaaatcgagaaaaatatcaagaaagCTGTGGGCTAAGAAGGGCTTTACCTAACTAGCTATCAAATGAGTATAACTAGGAATAATCTGAGATTTGGTCATTCAACTTTTACCTCTTTTACAAAAGCAAGTTTGAGAAGCTAAACTAATTGACCAGTTCTGCAAGTACCAGAAAACGATGGTTTTCAGTATGTTTGAGGACAATCTGGGCACTCTATCAATCAATAGAAAACTTGTCAGGTTGATAGAACTTCTGTAAATGGATATTAATGATTAACATAGTACCAAGTAATTAAGttaatggttaaaaaaatgaaggaactaGATATAAAACCGTTTGGTAACGTGTATTTCAGCAAACAGAGATGCTACTGTATGGTCTATGTTTTGGTGATCAGCCAACAAAGAAAATCCAACCATTTGCACATACTTAGTCCCAAAACCACAGTGAGTTATGATTTTTCATGTGAAGGCCTACTTTCCgtatcttcctcctcttcctcttcacaATCCCCTTCATCTGTCTGCTGTTCCAGTTCCTCTTTTGTGATCATTTCAAAGTCGTTTCCGTTTCCACTACTGTGCTGGGACCTGTCGTCTTCACGCCTATCACTGTCAGTGTCTGAATGTCGCTCTCCTCCCGAGCCGTCTGTTCCCGAGTTCCTCgttgcttctgttttcccatCGTCGTCTTCCTTCTTCTCACTATCTGATTTCTCCTCACTGtcatatttttgctgctttttggattctgatttttcctctttctttaagTCTGCTTTTGGTCCTTTGTATTCGTGGGTGTACAGGGGCCTGAAGGAGTCAATGAATCCCACATCTGCCGTAAGATTTGGCAGGAACCAGAAGTGATGCCTTCCTCCAGTGATGAGCCAGATGATAAGGAAAAGGATGCAGcgagctatttaaaaaaaaaaaggggggggggaaattttggctttttattgTAAACATCCACACTGTAGAACCATGGCATAAGAGATATCCACTCTTAACACCCACCCAAAGCCAGGGACAGGGGCGACCTTGGGGGGAAACCTCTCCTCCTGCAGTAGCACTGTGGAATAGTTTGTTCTCACCGTGTCTCCCCCACCCCGTTAACCTCATCTCTTACCTAGGATTTAGCTCTTCATCCCCTCTGCTAGAGAAATACAAGccaaagaaagcttttaaatgctGGTTACACCACTCGCACTACTGAATCTGTTCTTACGTACAgttcttgggtttgttttgccccccccctcctttttttttttttaaatggaagcagTAAACAAATCTCCACTATACAGGAAACACAACAGGTGACCCAAGCGtgagcttgctttctttctgtggCACAACTCTGACGCCCAGTGGCCAGGAGGGAAATACACAGATGGAATCGGTCCGGCTACTGCTAACAACTGGCAAGTGAGACCATCACACATCTCCGACCACGTTTAAGAAGCTGGCTGTGTCTCCACCCTTTTAGACTTCACCTGCTGATAAAGTGAAGATGACTGACACTTACCAACGGCAAGAAGAAGAATACTGGCGACAAAACAGCCTGCGCCTACGCTGAGGTAATAAACACCAACACGCATTTCTGCTGGCCAGAGCGGGAACAGAGTTGCAGCTATGACAGCAATCACTACATAGAAAGgtaagaagaaaagcatgagaAGCACGGGCAGTTTTTCCTGGTACGTGTATAAAAGTTCTAGGCTTACCATTTATTCAAGGTACTGGCTTAGTTACTGACAGTAACTAAGTTACTAGCAGAGTTACTGACAGTATTTTAGGCTTTGACTGAAACCTTGTCTAGTCCCAGTGCTCCTGTGCTCAAACTGGGTAGAGACACACCAAGGACCACATTCAGCAACTCTAAGTCGCTGTGCGTAGTCATCGGAGCAAAGAGAGCGCCTCTGAGGAGAGGGCACGAGCAGAGGTGAGCAGGGAGCTGCCTATAACCAGTGCAGCAGGACACAGGCACAGGGAGCTGGGTGGAGATCGTGGTGGCCCCAAGGGCTGGTCAAAGGCCTGAATATGGCCCCAGGGGATGACATGACTGCTCAGGAAAGGAAGTTCCCTCAGGGCGAGGAAGCTGGAAGGTACAGGTCAAGGGTGTTAGACCAGCAGTACAATGAACTGTTAGTTCACTGATGTCAGTTAACATCAATActaatttagattaaaaaataaaattaaccaATTGGGCTCATCCTACACAAATACAAGTTCCAGGATCAGAAAGGTATCATTCATAGTTTCAGATAATTCCTTTAACATCTTTCACATTTTTAGATAACCCACCACACTTGCCTATTGGACAACTTACTTGTTAGCTTAgagcaacagaaataaacagcttGCAAACTTGTGCAAGTTCAGACATTTGCGAAAGCATGTtccaggtttggttttgttcgTTTTAAATGTGTAGCCCCTTCATCCTGAGATCAAAATTCATATAATATGATGGGTATCAAATCATGCTGacactgaagagcaaaagttttgtccaggaaaaagacaaatctCCCCAAGGACAGACAGGCCTGTTGATACTACACCTACATTTACAATGCGCTCACTAACATCTACTCTTACTTACCAAGTACAAGTCCCATGGCAAAAGTTTTAAAGTGAACAGGGTCATAGATCCACACATACACCTACAACAGAAATAATCTGGTTTATACTTGGAAAACAAGCTCTCTGCTAAATGATTTCATTTATTCCCTCATCCAAATGCTTACTGCCACAATATTATACTTGGTGCTGAACAAACGGCCCTGTGGTCAGTACCGTAtcagggcagaggagcagggcaaGGGGTCACGTATTGTAGGCAGGGCTATACTTTGAGCAGGACTGGAAATGGGTTTCTTGCCAGTGAAAGAGGTGCACCAGGAGACAGCCAGCCAAGGGGCTGCACGCCCACGCTGACTGCCTTAGCTGGGTGCTGATTATAATGTGAGCCACACAGCAGGAGGCGTAGGGACACCGTGCTGCTCAGGCAGGACACAatgcagagccaggcagggcactggctgtgctggaggcttccagccaggaggggaggaaggaagggaaggagttTCCAAACTGtgtaagaaaaacagcagagatcTCAGACTGATCTCTCAAAGAATCACTTCATGAAATAAGTTGTACCCAGAGTAACTTACAGGTGATGTAAAATCCTGGGAACAGACAGACAGTAAAActgatggggaaaagaaagatttagaaATATCACTGAATCAAGGTTTGGTTTTATCTTTCTTTACTCGTTAATGTTGTTCAGCATGAAGCCAAAAAACTTTTGTAAAGATACAACTTCTCAGGTCCACCcagtggaaacaaaaaaatacttctggcTTTGAAGAGACTCCCCTATGAGAAAAAACAGGCTGAACATACGGAACAGAGCAACCAGCTGAAACGCTCGATTCAGCTTAAGTCCCATTTGATGGCCTCAGGTAAGTATAACTACTCTCTGTTCCACAGCACACTTATCTAAAGGTCTACAGTTGCAACAGTCTAGCACATGTCTGCACGAGAACTGCAGATGCATTTGAATCAGATTTGCTCAGCCTTGTGAAAAAAGCTTCTTGGTAAAGTGCAGAATTTTGTGAACTAGTAAAattagaatacttttttttcttactaaacTAAACAGTTTTAATCTTAACTACTGTTAACTGTGAAAAGAACCTGCTGATTACTAGAAATCAGCAACCCTCATAGCAGATGAGCTAATACGAACTGGCAGGAGGACACCTTAGAGGCAGTAATACAGTTTTTCAGTGTGATGCAACACGTATTTAATATTCTACTTCTCACAGGGTGTGAAAGTTGACTATATGCAGGCATAGCTCTGCTGCCAGTTGACTGTTCTGGGAGCCCAAACAAACTGGAGATCAGGACTGGTAACTGGGCAATAAGATAGCGTGTAATATTCAGTGTTTGTAAGTGCAAAATAAcgaagaaaaggaaaaaaacagctctaATGGAAATACACAAGGATTGGCTCTAAATTAGCTACTAAAGAAAGATGTTAGAAGttgcagttcttaaaaaaagtcagctcattaataaacaaaaaagtaaacaatGTTAAGACAAAAAGTAAGTACTGTTATACTGCAAACACAGTACTGCACCCTCATTTTGACCACTACATGCTAT contains the following coding sequences:
- the SEC62 gene encoding translocation protein SEC62, with translation MAERRRHRKRIQEVGEPFKEEKAVAKYLRFNCPTKSTNMMGHRVDYFIASKAVDCLLDSKWAKAKKGEEALFTTRESVVDYCNRLLKKQFFHRALKVMKMKPDKDTKKEKEKGKVESGKEEEKKSKKESGKDEKTKKEKEKEKKKDGEKEEGKKDETPGTPKKKETKRKFKLEPHEDQVFLDGNEVYVWIYDPVHFKTFAMGLVLVIAVIAATLFPLWPAEMRVGVYYLSVGAGCFVASILLLAVARCILFLIIWLITGGRHHFWFLPNLTADVGFIDSFRPLYTHEYKGPKADLKKEEKSESKKQQKYDSEEKSDSEKKEDDDGKTEATRNSGTDGSGGERHSDTDSDRREDDRSQHSSGNGNDFEMITKEELEQQTDEGDCEEEEEEDTESRPSHEKS